A region of Candidatus Deferrimicrobium sp. DNA encodes the following proteins:
- the glnE gene encoding bifunctional [glutamate--ammonia ligase]-adenylyl-L-tyrosine phosphorylase/[glutamate--ammonia-ligase] adenylyltransferase produces MNPIPRAGRNGPTADRLREIGVRETARVLSLLSELLHRLPREHAGWDRICRAAVSAPDPDLFFLNLSRWFDSLPVAFLKRAFAREDLLPLIGALLGGSEFIPEQIARRPEIFEYLFLADGVLRRPGPGTLGQEALAAADRYATEEELKRDLRRMKHREVARIAARDLSGIAPLPEVTEDLSRLASAALEGAVRFSRRSLDARLGAPVALFPDGTRRPARFVVMGMGKLGALELNFSSDIDILYLYETDQGGTEGAERSVSLHEYFVRLSEAITRIVSEATEDGFVFRVDLRLRPEGTRGELANSLRSAEIYYESWGQTWERAALIKACPVAGDLSLGEEFLRAVVPFVYRKYLDFTAIEEIKGMKDRINLAAARSLRSDRDVKLGLGGIREIEFFAQAHQLIYGGKEPKLRRRGTVETISALSRMGIVTEEEREGLAAAYDFLRRLEHRIQAHRERQTHVLPHREEDLSRLARAMGLADPTALLSALDRHAAAVHGIYARLFGGARREESPGIPGEVQALFLHGRAAEDTPSLLARLGFRDIEAAQRNLDVLRHGPPHIRIPQSARHYLDKIGPEILHRVAKSPDPDLALAHVERFLSAIGARTMFYALLYEKPKVIEALVRLFGSSRFLSGFLLRHPELLDTFLRTDLSPLGKSKSDLRAALAAALAGCDDFEQELDELRRFKNLETLRIGIHDMAGSLSLEEGMFQLSALAEVLLSHALLLAIREVRRRFGVAMEAATGAEAFFCVLGMGKLGSEELTYHSDLDILFLYSGPGESAPEPGRNAGDFRKLSNHEYFAKVAQRLISILTTSTREGIVYRLDMRLRPSGNAGPLVSTLEAFERYHEESAQLWERQALLKCRFVAGDRDFGKRVEEKTRGFIYGRPLPPNAAKEIHRLRMRMEQELGREREDRLNLKVGRGGVVDVEFAVQYMQLLHGGSHPAVRARGTLRALYELQRAGIVTLEQYKVLDEGYRFLRSLDVRLRLAHDASIDSFDPQWLEPERLERYRKETDRIRKVYLELLRLP; encoded by the coding sequence TTGAACCCGATCCCCCGCGCCGGGAGAAACGGTCCCACCGCCGATCGTCTCCGGGAGATCGGCGTCCGGGAGACGGCCCGCGTGCTATCGCTGCTCTCCGAGCTCCTGCACCGACTTCCCCGGGAGCATGCCGGATGGGATCGCATCTGCCGCGCCGCCGTCTCCGCGCCCGACCCGGACCTTTTCTTTCTCAACCTGTCGCGGTGGTTCGACTCCCTTCCCGTCGCCTTCCTGAAGCGGGCGTTCGCCCGCGAGGACCTTCTCCCGCTGATCGGGGCGTTGCTTGGGGGCTCCGAGTTCATCCCGGAGCAGATCGCCAGACGCCCGGAGATCTTCGAGTACCTCTTCCTCGCGGACGGGGTGCTTCGGCGTCCCGGGCCGGGAACGCTCGGGCAAGAGGCCCTGGCGGCCGCGGACCGGTACGCGACGGAGGAGGAGCTCAAACGCGACCTGCGCCGGATGAAACACCGGGAAGTCGCCCGGATCGCGGCCCGCGATCTCTCCGGCATCGCTCCTCTTCCCGAGGTCACGGAGGATCTTTCCCGGTTGGCGTCGGCGGCGCTCGAAGGGGCGGTCCGCTTCTCCCGCCGGTCGCTCGACGCGCGCCTCGGCGCGCCGGTGGCGCTTTTTCCCGACGGAACACGACGCCCTGCGCGATTCGTCGTGATGGGGATGGGGAAGCTGGGGGCGCTTGAGCTGAACTTCAGCTCCGACATCGACATCCTCTACCTCTACGAAACGGACCAGGGGGGGACGGAAGGGGCCGAGCGGTCCGTTTCGCTGCACGAGTATTTCGTCCGGCTGAGCGAGGCGATCACCCGGATCGTTTCGGAAGCGACGGAGGACGGGTTCGTTTTCCGGGTGGACCTGCGGCTGCGTCCGGAAGGGACACGCGGGGAGCTCGCCAACTCGCTGCGCTCCGCCGAGATCTACTACGAGTCGTGGGGGCAGACCTGGGAGCGCGCGGCGCTCATCAAGGCGTGCCCCGTGGCGGGGGACCTCTCCCTCGGGGAGGAGTTCCTCCGGGCCGTCGTCCCCTTCGTCTACCGCAAGTATCTCGACTTCACCGCGATCGAGGAAATCAAGGGGATGAAGGACCGGATCAACCTCGCGGCGGCGCGGTCCCTTCGGTCTGACCGGGACGTGAAGCTGGGCCTCGGGGGGATCCGGGAGATCGAGTTCTTCGCCCAGGCGCACCAGCTGATCTACGGCGGAAAGGAACCGAAGCTCCGCCGGCGCGGCACGGTAGAGACGATTTCCGCCCTGTCGCGGATGGGGATCGTGACGGAAGAGGAGCGGGAAGGACTTGCGGCCGCCTACGACTTCCTGCGCCGTCTCGAGCACCGCATCCAGGCGCACCGGGAACGGCAGACCCACGTACTGCCGCACCGGGAGGAAGACCTCTCCCGGCTGGCGCGGGCGATGGGCCTCGCTGACCCCACGGCGCTGCTCTCCGCGCTCGACCGCCACGCTGCAGCCGTTCACGGGATCTACGCCCGCCTCTTCGGCGGCGCACGGCGGGAGGAGTCCCCGGGGATCCCCGGGGAGGTGCAGGCGCTCTTCCTGCACGGACGCGCCGCGGAGGATACGCCCTCGCTGCTGGCCCGGCTGGGGTTCCGCGATATCGAGGCGGCGCAGAGGAACCTGGACGTCCTCCGGCATGGTCCTCCCCACATCCGGATCCCACAGAGTGCGCGGCACTACCTGGACAAGATCGGGCCCGAGATTCTCCACCGCGTCGCGAAGAGCCCCGACCCCGACCTCGCGCTTGCCCACGTGGAGCGGTTCCTCTCCGCGATCGGGGCGCGGACGATGTTCTACGCACTCCTGTACGAGAAGCCGAAGGTCATCGAGGCTCTCGTGCGCCTGTTCGGAAGCAGCCGCTTCCTCTCCGGCTTCCTTCTTCGCCACCCGGAGCTGCTGGACACGTTTCTGCGTACCGACCTCTCCCCTCTGGGCAAATCGAAGTCCGATCTGCGCGCCGCCCTCGCGGCGGCGCTGGCCGGGTGCGACGACTTCGAGCAGGAGCTGGACGAGCTGCGGCGCTTCAAGAACCTCGAGACGCTTCGGATCGGCATCCACGACATGGCGGGGAGCCTGTCGCTGGAAGAGGGGATGTTCCAGCTCTCCGCGCTGGCGGAAGTCCTCCTCTCCCACGCGCTGCTCCTTGCGATCCGCGAGGTGCGGCGTCGCTTCGGCGTCGCCATGGAGGCGGCGACGGGGGCGGAGGCGTTCTTCTGCGTCCTTGGGATGGGAAAGCTCGGGTCGGAGGAGCTCACCTACCACAGCGACCTCGACATCCTCTTCCTGTACTCCGGGCCGGGGGAGAGCGCCCCGGAGCCCGGACGAAACGCCGGCGACTTCCGGAAACTTTCCAACCACGAATATTTCGCCAAGGTTGCCCAGCGGCTGATCTCGATTCTCACGACTTCGACGCGGGAAGGGATAGTCTACCGCCTCGACATGCGGCTGCGCCCCTCGGGGAACGCGGGCCCGCTGGTCTCCACGCTCGAGGCCTTCGAACGGTACCACGAGGAATCCGCGCAACTGTGGGAGCGGCAGGCGCTGTTGAAGTGCCGGTTCGTCGCGGGGGACAGGGACTTCGGGAAGCGGGTCGAGGAGAAGACCCGGGGCTTCATCTACGGACGCCCCCTGCCGCCGAACGCGGCGAAGGAGATCCACCGGCTTCGCATGCGGATGGAGCAGGAGCTGGGCCGGGAGCGGGAGGACCGCCTGAACCTGAAGGTGGGGCGGGGGGGGGTGGTGGACGTGGAGTTCGCGGTGCAGTACATGCAGCTCCTCCATGGCGGCTCCCACCCCGCGGTGCGGGCGCGCGGCACCCTGAGGGCGCTCTACGAACTCCAGCGCGCGGGAATCGTCACGCTCGAACAGTACAAGGTGCTGGACGAGGGGTACCGCTTCCTCCGGTCCCTGGACGTCCGTCTGCGGCTGGCGCACGACGCATCGATCGACAGCTTCGACCCGCAGTGGCTGGAGCCGGAACGGCTGGAACGGTACCGGAAGGAAACGGACAGGATCCGGAAGGTGTACCTGGAGCTGTTGCGGCTGCCTTAG